The Nicotiana tabacum cultivar K326 chromosome 5, ASM71507v2, whole genome shotgun sequence sequence tgttctcaAGAAGTGTGAGgcacttgcttttgggatcccactttgGTGCAGGGGTCTCATAGCCAAGTCTTCTCTTGTTGTTAATATGGTGTTCGTGCAGCCACaaaagtgcatcggaggacccgttccatttacaagttctgtctagctcATACTTGACCTTGCTTAAATCCTCCTTTAGGACTCTTACCTGCTCATCcctcttatacaactcatctttcgatttacctacattttcttctagagtgagttgtgtgtgattaGTTGTCttcttacctgttcctaattttagttttagattttcagatctaagttctatGACATTTGAatcaagtgcatgaacctggttcttcaagaCAATATTTTCACTTACAATTTCACTACCCTTAAGTTCCaggtttttgcactttgcttttaaaatcacatATTCTTTAGACAattgttccttttcattgtttacatCCTCAAATTCATCAATTAGATCTAGAGGTAACTCAGatacctttctttagacaaaaacttaatcttgtctttgagatgaattacacttacctcagtttcctcatcagattctccaatggccataagtgtttgttcatccccatcttcatcatctgagctttcatctgaactttctccccaagcagcgaccatagccttggttgatcctttgtttttcttgggttgaacatgttctttcttcctgttccttcgtttacctctttccttcttccattcaatttcccattgagggcagttcttgatgtggtgatcagtctttccacacttgtagcatcATTCATTGGTTTATTTTTCAGGAACCTTTGGCTTGTTGTaacttccacttcttgaaggaccATTTACTCTCCttaggtactttttgaaatcctTTGTGATCATAGttatttcatcatcttctagatcagaacctgcagtgattctgagtgccatgattcttttctttttaggtacatccatcttcatggttttcCTCCTAAGTCCATAAGCAGTAAGATTCCCAATTAACTCATCTAGTTTGAGtgtggcaatgttctttgattcctgaatgacagtgattttgctctcccatGTAATAGGCAAAACCCTtatcaaaatcttctcaactctgtcttcttcaggaataatccttccaagagactttagttcatttgtcaaagtagtgaaccttgtgtacatctcttgaATGGTTTTCCCTTCCTTCATGGTTTTGGACTTGGCTTTGGCATTCTTCTGCCATTTCTTAGATcctcagcagtgcagtcagcttTTGTCTTTGGCACCTCTGCTCCTTCAACATTTTTCTTCATAGTAGCCATAGGACCAATatgtgacaatgtcccatagctcatagtcttctcctatgatgtgatctctcatcctattTTTCTACCAAGAGTAATACTGGCCGTTGAaaagtggtggcctagcagtgaattacccttcccagtttccaggtggtgcactcatcttgatcttctcctaaggtattagcctcttcaaggatagtCCGCTCTGGTACCAATTAATATTTTAACTTTAATACCACACAAGAGTGGGGgggggggatgatttgtgtggtgtctaatTTTTTGCGTGCACTTATTATAGAAGGACCCGGTTCTTCTAAGTGATCCTTAACTAACTGTTGCTGAAATAGtgaatgcagaaagtaaagaacataagtatttttacgtgaaaaacacctggctcaaaaggtaaaaaaaaaaaccacgacctacttctcAGTAGAATttttcccaacacttcactaaatcactgagccaaaaacagcatttacaaaatactttgtaaacctaaggattaattCTAATCCCGTTGTGGAACCCatcctctaactgttgcgacaacttcaagtgaACCCTAACTAgaatactcaaagtacctattacaattgcttctagataaaggtGAAAGGTATAATATGAAAACacatactacaattgaactagaataaaagacagacacttggaactggttcttctatctggttcatctagcttcaggtttgcacacttgaatcacacacgaactgcttgcaaaatgccttgctattttgctctcaattcacgtttattGTGCATGcctgtaaaatgagaacatcctgcaatatatagagttgGTAAATTAAGAAATGACTAGAGTTTTAATGCTACttttccttggtggaagagttctagttaacttCAACCTCTAACTCCTTTCTTATCttagtgttctctttgagtaaggagtccttttCCCTATCAATTATGCAAACTTTTCGATCAAGAGATATCTAATATACCATGTTAAACTTATCTCGTTCACGTGCATCCCATATACTCGAATCTGTCTGTGTCTATGTACACAAAAGATAGACCTAGTTCATGCGTGACcttcttttgtcaatcttcaaaacaaccTTCACTTCCAACATTTTATAAGTGACAGCGGTCTAAAAAGGCTGTACCCAAAACACATTAAAAACGTAATCAACAGAAAAGCAAACGGAAAGAAGGGAATTATATACTCTAGTATCAAGAAAGCACAATATCTGAGTATCATAGTATTAACTACTCAGCTCAATTTCTGTCGCACACTTTTCCTTTTAGGTATGTCTCGAAAAGATTGTCGTAGCTCTTTATACTTGAAACTATTTAATcatatcattttattttatctGACCTGTTATGACTCACCTCATATAAAAGTTTACCTTTTTGAGGAGTGAATTGAAATATAAAATGAGAAGTGAAATTCTTACCGCTACCATTTACTGTCGACTATAAGGGCAACTTTAGTACTTTATATACGTATATAATTTCTTTTTTCATGATACTATTTAGTTTATGTATCAAAAATCTTCTTTTGTAGGGGTAAACTCTGCCACATTAAAAGAGAGGGAGGAAAGTATTATGGTGCTATAATAAACTTTTTCACTCTTGTTcgaccttctctttttttctttcttttttttaataggAAAACGAAAAATTGGAGATGGCTAAGTGttaaatttatttatgacttgtgctaTTTATATATTCATGTACATCCAAAGAGCGACAGAGAAAAGAGTGAACAAgctttatagcctgtttggcaaacttttccaaaagcatttttttttttctaatttgaggtgtttggccaagcttatttggggaaaaaaagtgtttttgggaAGAAGCCGtttcagagaagcagaaaaaagtagcttctttccaaaagcagaagcataagcagttttggcttttcttcttacctaaaatacccttaacaaaatataatatataccaaaataatccttaaacctaatacttaggatattaatttataaatatttctttttattttaggaaattttctaatatatagtgactttaggggtgaatacttttatatttgttgaaggaattttaatatatttaacttatattaaaagaattaagtactttttaattttattttcatattttacttaaataaaatggattatttttttaattattgcatgtaataacaaaattttgatattatttatttacttataatattaattattaagtaaatctattcatgtccttattcgtaatttgacacttaaaagcactttctaaaaagcttgaccaaacacaaattatttctcaaaagtgcttttcagagtaattagccaaacacaaactgattctcttcaaaagtatttttttcaaaagtatttctcaaaataagctgatttctccagCTTACAATGCTATTATATTGCAGCTAGCTGCCGTGAACACAGAGAAATGGGTCCATATATATTCCTTACACTTCCTTTTTATATGTACTAAAAATCATAGCTTTTTTTCTATAAGGACACGATCTGGGTCTATCGCTCCTTTCATCATCTCTTCCTCCTACTgtccttattctttttttttaatttaatcatTCAGTATTCGAAATCCACTAACCTCGACTCAGTTCCTCCTTTCTTACTGCTGacgcttttaatttgttttttaaaattttggaaatGGATGATCATGAGTATGGAATGATGGATCTAACACAGTACATTAACGGAAGGCCTATATTTGCTTCCAATATTCCGCCACATCTGCATTCAGATTTGTTATGTAGTCACCAACACTACGAGATGGTAATGGCTACTGTGCCACAACATAACTGTGTTCCTCATCCCACGGCAGCTGCAACTGCTAGACCTAGTGTTAGTGGCGGTGGCGGCGGGGCCACGCTTAGTACTGCGTCGGAGATGGAGGgttgtggtggtggtggtgttATGCGCGGAGGTGGTGACGGCGGAAATGGACGGTGGCCAAGGCAAGAGACTCTTACACTACTTGAAGTTAGATCACAACTTGATTCCAAGTTCAAGGAAGCTAATCAAAAAGGTCCCCTCTGGGATGAAGTCTCCAggtatactatatatatacccTCCCACTAAATACTTTAACCTAATTCAACGGATGGAGTTATTCAATCCCCGAGCTTCTGGGCATTGAGAACTGACTTCGGATTTGTTACTTGGATAGTGAGTAGCAAAAAAAGGGTTGGGTTTAAACTTCAAAGCTTAGAATTTTCACTTTCTTAGGTGGACTAATGCTATACCGAGAAGGATCACCGGCACCCAAAAACTCCATAATGTGTTCTtagaaaatagtgatatattaCTAGTGGACACCCTATATACAAACAGATTTTGGTTGAATCTAAAAGTGCATTCCGACCTTCAAATCCTGGTCAGTTCACCTCTGCTTTCACGCCCCAGTTTGTGAAGCTACCTGAAATTTCCCTCATTAGCCGAAGGCGGAACCAGCTCCTCCCGAACCATCCTCAAAAGTGTAAAAAAAGGAGAAACTTTAATTTGCACGCGTAAAAATTCTGTTAAATTGTGTGATAATCTGATCTAAACGATTAAGCTAGTAGAGAAAGCAACATTTGTGTTAATTATATATGTCGTCTCAACAAATTCAATATATAGCCAACGTCTCTATTTTACTTCTTCCTCCCCTTTTTTTGTGATATGTTTAGTTGTATTAAATTTGCCatcaattttattttgtttttgtcttttcttgtttttgggGTGGGGTGTGGGGGGATCTTAAGTTGTTTGTTGATGGGAAATACCCAATTTAGTACTGTTCACAACAAGAGTTGCTTTTATGTGAGGTTTTCTGTATAGGCAGCAATTGTAAGCAACCTCCTCAGTGAATTAATTGGTTACTATTTCTGTGATAGAAAATGACAGTTCATTGAAGTTCAGTTGGAGAATCAGGTGTTATTTTCATCTTTATTTCGTCAGCTGTTTCATTACCTCTCTTTCTGATCATCACATAATTTAAGAATGAGTAGCTGGCTTTATTCAAAAGACACTTTACTTCCTTTTAGCTAGAACAATGGCAGGATTCTTTTGGATGCCAAGTACTACCTATTTGCTGCATCCATCAATATCACTTGAAGTTGTTGCCTGTTGGACTGACCATTTAACCATTTAATCTAGGGTTCCTTTATATTCTATCTATTCCATTTTATATGATGCTCTTTTCTAATCTGTTTTGGAAAAAAACTAGGCGAAATACATAAGTTACCACCTGATCTATGAACCAAATCCCCTTTACACACTTCCTGACAGCAAAAATCATCTTACACATTCAACCTTTCAAAAGTGTATCTAATacacacttttttttttcttgaccagttttgtagaaatgtGTAATGTCACGCACCAATAAAATCGTGACACGTGTCAGTACTGATTTTCAAAGAATAAAATACTTAAATTTTCAACTCCACCCTTTAACCATCTTCTCCCTCTCATCTCTTTCTCTTCTCCGACAAAGTATCCCCTGCCGACCACAAGAAAAAATCcaccaaaaattaaaataatttttccttccTCCATTATCACCACCTTATCACTGTTGTTACCGCCATAGCTGCCACCAACGTCATAGCTACTACCATCACCATTAATGTTCAAAACAAATTAACAAATACCACAGTCCCCCTTCTCCACACCCATTTAAAAAAAGAAACCTTTGTTTGAAAATGAGAAATCCAACAGCAATTGAAGAGGAAAATACTTTAAATGTATGTTATGATTCTTTTTATACATGGGAAGAAACATAATATCAAGTTGGATTATaacttcaaatgcaaaacccacTTTAAATTGGCTTTAATTGTTATAGTGAGAGTTTGCCGGAAggtgatttggggaagaaatgtaaaataatttttttttgtgtgtgtatggGGGGAGGGGTgggggagagggggggggggaagtGGGAGGATGGATCTAAGCTGAGATGACAAGGAACAAAAAAGAAAGCCAGATCTGGTTTCCCCTTTTCTAGTTTCTTTTTACTATCATATTAagaaaaaatataaggaaaaaaaTTATGACATGTGGCATTTAATTAAGGATCTAAATAAAATTTTAGTGGTTATACGCGCTCAATGTTTTAGTTAAACACGCGCATGCCATCTGGAAAAAATGGTGTGTCTTAAACTCACTTTTGAAAGGTTGAATGTGTAAGATGATTTTTGCCGTGAGAGAGTGTGTAAGGAGTATTTGGTCCATAGTTTAGATGGTAACATATGTATTTTGCCAAAAAAAATGAAACGTTTCTATATTTTGTAATCTCTTTAACAttaaatttctcattttatccttaatgtCATGTTTTTAAGATCATAAAAATGTCATGATACATTTAAAACCCCAAGTTCTAAGAGTGCTTTTGGCAGGGACGTATGCACCTTATACCATGCGGTGTCATGGGACACCAGTTAATTAATCAAAAAATTTCACTAGATatttataagaaaaataaaaatattggggATACGTAGAGAAAATTACTCCGCTTGTCATTATAGTGATTTATTCATTTGTCCATTTCTTCAAATTATGTCACAATTTATGTAAAATCTTGCACACGCCACTGACTTTTGGTATATGTCAAAAGTCTgtctttcttaaacttcgtgtccAGTAAAACACCAATATATAAAATGAAACTGATGGAGTATTATGTACGTATATACCTTAATTAATACCCTATAATCTTCTAATGCATTCCTCGATCTTTCTCCTCCAATTTTAGGATTATGTCTGAGGAACATGGATACCAAAGGAGTGGGAAGAAGTGTAGGGAGAAATTTGAGAACTTATACAAATACTACAAGAAGACTAAAGAAGGAAAAGCTGGAAGACAAGATGGCAAACACTATAGATACTTTAGACAGCTTGAAGCTCTCTATGGTAAAACAAGCAATACAATCTCAATATCAGAAACCAACAATATTGGAAGCAGTAATTTTCACTACAATAATCCcataaacaacaacaatcaagaatCTCATAATTTTCATCATCAGGGTCATAAGTTCTCTGATAGTCTTATAAGTCTCTCTGATTCCTCTGATTCTGATCATGCAACTTCATTCGATGATAGCGAACTCAATATGGACAATGACtcaaaagaaaagaggaagaagaaaagaggaaaaaggagTTGGAAAGGTAAGATAAAAGACTTTGTGGACATACAAATGAAGAAGTTAATAGAGAAACAAGAAGCTTGGTTAGAGAAAATGATGAAGACAATTGAACACAAGGAACAAGAGAGGATTTTAAGGGAAGAAGAATGGAAGAAACAAGAATCAATTAGGATAGAAAAAGAGCAAAAGTTTTGGGCTGGTGAAAGAGTATGGATTGAAGCTCGTGATGCTGCTTTAATTGATGCATTGCATAAATTAAATGGAGATCAAGAACTGATCAAGGTTAATAAAAATGCTTCAATATGTAAAGATATGAATTGGGATGGCATAAATGGATACCTAATCAAGTGCAACaagaaacaaaaagagaattGCTTGAGCTCATATTATAATTTCAAGAACAATGAAGAAGGGAGATCTTATTGTGAAACATCAAGACATGTACCAAATGTTCAAATAATGGATCCTGGGATGTTTCAGGTTAGTGGTTAATTTAAGTTTGATTATGGTACTTTTGTTTTATTGAGGTGCTAACTGGTTTGTGGAATATTTAGGGATTATTGAAGTTAACTCATCCTAGGAAATGAGATTAATTTATCTTCATTTTTAATTATTTCCGGATATTCTTGAGATTTAATTTCTTTATCTTAATGTTGGTCTGAGACTCTGATATGACGtgctttttccttcattttttgtcAATTAgctagttttttttttaagagtaaaataattttattaatgatACTTTCTGAGCATAATTTTATGTATTCCCTTGGTTCTTCTCTTCAAACTCTTTCATGATTCGAGGTCATAAGCAGCATATTTTTCGAACACTGCATGATACGAATTTATGTGTTTGATCTCCATAAAAGGATGTGTTGTGGAACTTCTTGAACTGTTTGATTGTCAAAAAGTATCATGCTATATCTTGATctctttataaatatttaatgagTTTATGAACTTTTTGAGATAGTTGCTTTGTTTTGATTTAGGTTAATATATGGATCTCTAATGTAAGTGGTTAGTGAGATATCTGAGTTCGTTCACTCTATCATGAACCAAAACCTTAACCCTTCTTCACATTAGTCCTTTATGCATTTTTTTTGTTACGTTAAAATGTGTAAATCAGACATGAaattcttctattttcttcttttgttccccCATACGGGATTGGGTTTGGTATTTGAGTATCTAACTATATAAAGATCAGAGCCATTATTTAATATTCTTTTATGAACTAATTATGTTTCTTAAAGCATTTTGGAGCCAAAAAGAAGTTAAATATATAAACAACTTAGAAGGATCATGCATATTAGgagtgtacaaaggaaaccgacaaaccgcaccaattcgataatccgagtcaaaccaagaaaaaaaacccgaccataattggtttggtttggttttaactaaagaaagtcaaaccgaaaccaaaccaacccgacattatatatatagaagttttagatatatttaatatataaatatatttattgtgatgtaatttataaatatttcttaaaaaaatttcataattttatcttttaaggttgaacttagaacttttgactgttccaataagttttatagccattaatattagtaaattaaataatgctaacaaaagcccaaactaaaatcaaattaatactaatgctaacaaaaaatATTCAATTTCAATAGTCAATACTACGAACGAGAATGtaatgaatatttattttttgttttgcaataatttagataaaaatgcataatctatttttatcttttctttagtgtttagtcatgtcattaatactcccttattagtctacttactttagcatgacttagcacttttagattatgtttatttttattatagttttttaattagcaatattcttattacataattttattgtctttattattgaatattttaggataatgtcatgacacatctcatattttgtattattttcttggaaaatactttatatagttgtatcttacaaggattaaagaaatattttgagtatatgttatatgttttgttctacgaagattttaccggaaaaaaaaaaccgaaaaacccgaaaacccgaaaaaaccagagaaaaaccgagattgaaaaatccgagttttattggtttggtttggtctttagatttaataacccgacacaattggtttgatttgataatcgtaaaatccgaaccaacccgacctatgtactcCCCTAATGCATATATACAACAAGCATGAAAAGACATTTTCGCATTTTCTAAAATTTCGTATGGTGCTTTGTACCTAAATGTAGCAAACCATAAAGTTGAGCTCAAATTATATACTTtccccgtttcaatttatgtgaacccatttgattaggcacggagtttaagaaaagtgagaagacttttgaacttgtggtgtaaaatgaagcacatatattttgtgtggctataaatcattgcataaaggtaaattgtttccaaataaggaaatgggtcattctttttggcacgaaccaaaaagaaataggttcacataaattgaaacggagggagtgtAAAAACAACGAGAGTAATGGAAGAAcagagctcaagcttgagctccaATGTAGGAACCCTAGAAGGTTCTCGAAGATGAACAGAGAAGAGAGAAGGCCGGTTATGTGAAATGAACTGACTAACTGTATTAGACTTTCAATTGAGTACATATATACACTTTACACGTGTGTAATGTAAATGACCAATATCAGCTAACTAATACACAACTAACTATTTATTAACAGACTACTAACAAACAATGCATATACACATAATAAATACACTATCTCAAtacccccctcaagttggaggtgaGGGTGTCATTGCCAACTTGCTCATAACTGTTGCATGCTTGACTCCAGTAAGTGCTTTAGTCAAGACATCAGCCAACTGACTATTAGTTCCAACATGATGAAGAGACACCAGTCCTTCTTGTAACTTGTCTCTTACAAAGTGGCAGTCTACTTCAATGTGTTTGGTCCGCTCGTGGAAAACATGATTTCGAGCTATATGTAGAGCAGACTGACTATCACAAAACACTGTGACTGGTGTAGGAAATGGAACTGTTAGCTCAGTAAACAGTCTGCACAACCAAACAAGCTCTCCAACTACATTTCTGAGGGCTCTGTACTTTGCTTCTGCAGAAGAAAGAGATATGGTAGCTTGCTTCTTGGACTTCCAGCTAATGGGACTATCACCAAGCAATACCAGATACCTACTAACAGATTTCCTAGA is a genomic window containing:
- the LOC107825398 gene encoding trihelix transcription factor PTL-like isoform X1; protein product: MDDHEYGMMDLTQYINGRPIFASNIPPHLHSDLLCSHQHYEMVMATVPQHNCVPHPTAAATARPSVSGGGGGATLSTASEMEGCGGGGVMRGGGDGGNGRWPRQETLTLLEVRSQLDSKFKEANQKGPLWDEVSRIMSEEHGYQRSGKKCREKFENLYKYYKKTKEGKAGRQDGKHYRYFRQLEALYGKTSNTISISETNNIGSSNFHYNNPINNNNQESHNFHHQGHKFSDSLISLSDSSDSDHATSFDDSELNMDNDSKEKRKKKRGKRSWKGKIKDFVDIQMKKLIEKQEAWLEKMMKTIEHKEQERILREEEWKKQESIRIEKEQKFWAGERVWIEARDAALIDALHKLNGDQELIKVNKNASICKDMNWDGINGYLIKCNKKQKENCLSSYYNFKNNEEGRSYCETSRHVPNVQIMDPGMFQHWRDISWKFKVKLELLFLYKGPDRQVGAAPPPQ
- the LOC107825398 gene encoding trihelix transcription factor PTL-like isoform X2; this encodes MDDHEYGMMDLTQYINGRPIFASNIPPHLHSDLLCSHQHYEMVMATVPQHNCVPHPTAAATARPSVSGGGGGATLSTASEMEGCGGGGVMRGGGDGGNGRWPRQETLTLLEVRSQLDSKFKEANQKGPLWDEVSRIMSEEHGYQRSGKKCREKFENLYKYYKKTKEGKAGRQDGKHYRYFRQLEALYGKTSNTISISETNNIGSSNFHYNNPINNNNQESHNFHHQGHKFSDSLISLSDSSDSDHATSFDDSELNMDNDSKEKRKKKRGKRSWKGKIKDFVDIQMKKLIEKQEAWLEKMMKTIEHKEQERILREEEWKKQESIRIEKEQKFWAGERVWIEARDAALIDALHKLNGDQELIKVNKNASICKDMNWDGINGYLIKCNKKQKENCLSSYYNFKNNEEGRSYCETSRHVPNVQIMDPGMFQVLIDR